In Sardina pilchardus chromosome 10, fSarPil1.1, whole genome shotgun sequence, one genomic interval encodes:
- the cnot1 gene encoding CCR4-NOT transcription complex subunit 1 isoform X6 has product MNLDSLSLALSQISYLVDNLTKKNYRASQQEIQHIVNRHGPEADRHLLRCLFSHVDFSGDGKSSGKDFHQTQFLIQECVCLITKPNFISTLCYAIDNPLHYQKSLKPSPHLFTQLSKVLKLTKVQEVIFGLALLNSSSSDLRGFAAQFVKQKLPDLLRSYVDADLGGNQEGGFQDIAIEVLHLLLSHLLFGQKGFSGVGQEQIDVFLKTLCRDFPQERCPVVLAPLLYPEKRDILMDRILPDSGELTKTMMESSLAEFMQEVGYGFCASVDECRNIILQYGVREVTASQVARVLGMMARTHSGLSDGIPLQSISTPGSGIWSDGKDKSDGSQAHTWNVEVLIDVVKEVNPNLNFKEVTYELDHPGFMIRDSKGLQIVVYGIQRGLGMEVFPVDLIYRPWKHAEGQLSFIQHSLMNPDVFCFADYPCHTVAIDILKAPPEDDNREIATWKSLDLVESLLRLSEVGQYDQVKQLFSFPIKHCPDMLVLALLQISTSWHTLRHELISTLMPIFLGNHPNSAIILHYAWHGQGQSPSIRQLIMHSMAEWYMRGEQYDQAKLSRILDVAQDLKEPFIQACVTFLKRRCPSIMGGLAPDKDQPKSAQLPPETLATMLACLQSCAGNVSQELSETILTMAANCSNVMNKARQPPPGVMSKVRAPSTSSLDAISPVQTLEPLSMGSLSLGTPAAPHTPSMPGFPTTLGGSAFSNPQSPAKVFPPLTTQNPSATFGIGLSTQLPAPLGIGSTLGMPAVNSDPFGTRKGTPSLNPPTFQQTDLSQVWPEANQHFSKEIDDEANSYFQRIYNHPPHPTMSVDEVLEMLQRFKDSSIKREREVFNCMLRNLFEEYRFFPQYPDKELHITACLFGGIIEKGLVTYMALGLALRYVLEALRKPFGSKMYYFGIAALDRFKNRLKDYPQYCQHLASIAHFLQFPHHLQECVQYIEYGQQSRDPPVKMQGSITTPGSLALAQAQAQSQVPKAPQPGQASTLVTTATTTTTAAKTTTITRPTAVFKKDVPPSINTTNIDTLLVATDQTERIVEPPENVQEKIAFIFNNLSQSNMSQKVEELKETVKEEFMPWVSQYLVMKRVSIEPNFHSLYSNFLDTLKNPEFVKMVLNETYRNIKVLLTSDKAAANFSDRSLLKNLGHWLGMITLAKNKPILYQDLELKSLLLEAYVKGQQELLYVVPFVAKVLESSLRSVVFRPLNPWTMAIMNVLAELHQEHDLKLNLKFEIEVLCKNLSLDINDLKPGNLLKDKDTLKNLEEQLSAPKKETKPPEEMLPVVTTESLLFAPAPSAPATTTACTATGPPTPQFSYHDINVYALAGLAPHINININIPLLQAHPQLKQCVRQSIERAVQELVHPVVDRSIKIAMTTCEQIVRKDFALDSEESRMRVAAHHMMRNLTAGMAMITCREPLLMSIATNLKNSFAAALRAPTPQQREMMEEAAGRIAQDNCELACCFIQKTAVEKAGPEMDKRLATEFELRKHARQEGRRYCDPVVLTYQAERMPEQIRLKVGGVDPKQLAVYEEFARNVPGFLPSNDLSQPTGFLAQPMKQQAWATDDVAQIYDKCIADLEQHLHAIPPALAMNPQTQALRSLLEAVVLARNSRDGIAALGLLQKAVEGLLDATSGADPDLLLRYRECHLLVLKALQDGRAYGPQWCNKQITRCLIECRDEYKYNVEAVELLIRNHLVNMQQYDLHLAQSMENGLHYMAVAFAMQLVKLLLVDERSVSHITEADLFHTIETLMRTSAHSRANAPEGLPQLMDVVRSNYEAMIDRAHGGPNFMMHSGISQASEYDDPPGLREKAEYLLREWVNLYHSAAAGRDSTKAFSAFVGQMHQQGILKTDDLITRFFRLCTEMCVEISYRAQAEQQHNPAASAAIIRAKCYHNLDAFVRLIALLVKHSGEATNTVTKINLLNKVLGIVVGVLIQDHDVRQTEFQQLPYHRIFIMLLLELNAPEHVLETINFQTLTAFCNTFHILRPTKAPGFVYAWLELISHRIFIARMLAHTPQQKGWPMYAQLLIDLFKYLAPFLRNVELNKPMQILYKGTLRVLLVLLHDFPEFLCDYHYGFCDVIPPNCIQLRNLILSAFPRNMRLPDPFTPNLKVDMLSEINIAPRILTNFTGVMPSQFKKDLDSYLKTRSPVTFLSELRSNLQVGGATLGPWKHLQQSDTSLDQVSNEPGNRYNIQLINALVLYVGTQAIAHIHNKGSTPSMSTITHSAHMDIFQNLAVDLDTEGRYLFLNAIANQLRYPNSHTHYFSCTMLYLFAEANTEAIQEQITRVLLERLIVNRPHPWGLLITFIELIKNPAFKFWSHDFVHCAPEIEKLFQSVAQCCMGQKQAQQVMEGTGAS; this is encoded by the exons ATGAATCTTGACTCGCTCTCGCTGGCTTTGTCTCAAATCAGCTACCTGGTGGACAATTTAACTAAGAAAAACTACAGAGCCAGCCAGCAGGAAATACAACAT ATTGTGAATCGTCACGGCCCTGAGGCAGACAGGCATCTACTTCGCTGTCTCTTCTCGCACGTCGATTTCAGTGGCGATGGTAAAAGTAGTGGCAAAGACTTCCACCAG ACACAGTTTTTgatccaggagtgtgtgtgtctgatcacaAAGCCAAACTTTATTTCAACACTCTGTTACGCCATTGACAATCCCCTGCACTATCAGAAG AGCTTAAAACCATCACCCCATTTGTTTACTCAGTTGAGTAAAGTCCTCAAGCTTACAAAGGTTCAGGAG GTGATATTTGGCCTCGCTCTCCTTAACTCCAGCAGCTCAGACCTACGAGGCTTTG CTGCCCAGTTTGTGAAGCAGAAGCTTCCAGACCTCCTTCGCTCATACGTGGACGCCGACCTTGGGGGCAACCAAGAAGGTGGATTCCAGGACATAGCAATAGAGGTTCTGCACCTGCTTCTTTCCCATCTTCTGTTCGGGCAGAAGGGCTTTAGTGGGGTTGGACAAGAGCAAATCGACGTATTCCTCAAAACACTGTGCAGAG ATTTTCCGCAGGAGCGTTGTCCTGTGGTGCTCGCACCACTTCTGTACCCTGAGAAACGGGACATTCTCATGGATAGGATCTTGCCAGACTCTGGAGAGTTAACCAAGACCATGATGGAAAGTTCGCTTGCCGAGTTTATGCAGGAAGTTGGTTATGGCTTCTGTGCAAG TGTGGATGAATGCCGAAACATAATCCTGCAGTATGGCGTGAGGGAGGTCACTGCAAGCCAGGTGGCCAGAGTGCTGGGCATGATGGCCCGCACACACTCTGGTCTATCTGATGGGATTCCTCTACAG TCCATTTCCACGCCTGGTAGTGGCATATGGAGCGATGGGAAGGACAAGAGCGACGGCTCTCAGGCCCACACCTGGAATGTTGAAGTTCTAATAGATGTTGTCAAGGAAGTT AATCCTAATTTGAACTTCAAAGAGGTGACTTATGAGCTGGACCACCCTGGGTTTATGATCCGGGACAGCAAGGGATTGCAGATTGTAGTCTACGGGATTCAGAGGGGACTTGGCATGGAGGTCTTCCCTGTAGATCTCATTTATAGACCCTGGAAGCATGCAGAAGGGCAG TTGTCTTTCATCCAGCACTCCTTGATGAATCCTGATGTGTTCTGCTTTGCTGATTATCCCTGTCACACTGTCGCCATTGACATCTTGAAGGCTCCCCCTGAAGACGATAACCGGGAGATAGCTACCTG GAAGAGTCTGGACCTGGTGGAGAGTCTCCTGCGGCTGTCTGAGGTGGGCCAGTACGACCAGGTGAAGCAGCTGTTCAGCTTCCCCATCAAGCACTGCCCAGACATGCTGGTGCTGGCACTGCTGCAGATCAGCACGTCCTGGCACACGCTGCGCCACGAGCTCATCTCCACCCTCATGCCCATCTTCCTGGGGAACCATCCCAACTCTGCCATCATCCTGCACTACGCCTGGCATGGACAG GGCCAGTCCCCATCCATCCGCCAGCTCATCATGCACTCAATGGCAGAGTGGTATATGAGAGGGGAGCAGTACGACCAAGCCAAGCTCTCGCGCATATTAGACGTGGCTCAGGACTTAAAG GAGCCCTTCATCCAAGCCTGCGTGACATTTCTAAAGAGACGCTGCCCCTCCATCATGGGCGGTCTAGCACCTGACAAGGACCAGCCCAAAAGTGCTCAGCTTCCTCCTGAAACACTGGCTACCATGTTAGCGTGTCTGCAGTCTTGTGCTGG GAATGTGTCCCAGGAGCTTTCGGAAACCATCCTGACCATGGCGGCTAACTGTAGTAATGTGATGAACAAAGCGCGCCAGCCACCGCCGGGAGTTATGTCAAAGGTCCGCGCTCCGAGCACCAGCAGTCTCGACGCCATCTCTCCAGTCCAG ACTCTGGAACCTCTTTCCATGGGCTCCCTGAGCCTGGGCACGCCGGCCGCCCCCCACACCCCGAGCATGCCAGGCTTCCCCACCACATTGGGGGGCTCTGCTTTCAGCAACCCACAGTCTCCAGCCAAGGTCTTTCCTCCTCTGACCACCCAAAACCCCAGTGCCACTTTTGGAATAGGTCTCTCCACACAACTTCCAG CTCCACTTGGTATTGGCTCTACACTTGGGATGCCAGCGGTCAACAGTGACCCATTTGGCACTAGGAAGGGCACCCCGAGTCTGAACCCACCCACCTTTCAGCAGA CTGACCTATCTCAGGTTTGGCCTGAGGCTAACCAGCACTTTAGTAAGGAAATTGATGATGAGGCCAACAGCTACTTCCAGCGCATCTATAACcatcccccacaccccaccatgTCTGTTGATGAG GTGCTGGAGATGCTGCAGAGGTTTAAGGACTCCAGTATCAAGCGCGAGCGTGAGGTGTTCAACTGTATGCTGAGGAACCTGTTTGAGGAGTATCGCTTCTTCCCCCAGTACCCAGACAAAGAGCTGCACATCACGGCTTGTCTGTTTGGGGGCATCATTGAGAAGGGCCTAGTCACATACATGGCTCTGGGGCTGGCACTGAGATATGTTCTTGAAGCCTTAAGAAAACCCTTTGGATCCAAAATGTATTACTTTGGGATTGCTGCACTAGATAGGTTTAAAAATAG GCTAAAGGATTATCCACAGTATTGTCAGCACTTGGCATCCATAGCTCATTTTCTCCAGTTCCCCCATCATTTACAAGA GTGTGTGCAGTATATCGAGTATGGACAGCAGTCACGGGACCCCCCTGTGAAGATGCAGGGCTCCATCACCACACCAGGCAGTCTAGCGCTGGCCCAGGCTCAGGCCCAGTCCCAGGTCCCCAAAGCCCCCCAGCCTGGACAGGCCAGCACCCTGGTCACCaccgctaccaccaccaccaccgctgccaaaaccaccaccatcaccaggcCTACTGCTGTCTTTAAGAAAGATGTGCCA CCCTCTATAAATACGACCAACATTGACACACTGCTGGTGGCCACTGATCAAACAGAGAGGATTGTAGAGCCACCTGAGAATGTGCAAGAGAAAATTGCCTTCATCTTCAACAACCTCTCTCAGTCCAACATGTCCCAAAAG GTTGAGGAGCTAAAGGAGACCGTAAAGGAGGAGTTCATGCCTTGGGTATCTCAGTACCTAGTCATGAAGAGGGTCAGCATTGAGCCAAATTTCCACAGCTTGTATTCCAACTTCCTGGATACACTGAAGAACCCAGAGTTTGTGAAGATGGTTCTGAATGAGACTTACCGGAACATCAAG GTCCTTCTTACCTCTGACAAGGCAGCTGCTAACTTTTCTGATCGCTCCCTGCTGAAGAACTTGGGACACTGGCTGGGGATGATTACTCTTGCAAAAAACAAGCCCATCTTATATCAG GATTTGGAATTGAAATCCTTGCTGCTTGAGGCCTATGTCAAAGGCCAGCAGGAGTTGCTGTATGTGGTACCATTTGTTGCCAAAGTCCTCGAGTCCAGCCTCCGCAGTGTG GTCTTCAGGCCCCTGAATCCTTGGACAATGGCCATTATGAATGTACTGGCAGAGCTGCATCAGGAACACGACTTAAAG TTGAACCTGAAGTTTGAAATTGAGGTTCTGTGTAAGAACTTGTCACTGGACATCAACGACCTGAAGCCGGGGAACCTGCTGAAGGACAAGGACACACTGAAGAACCTGGAGGAGCAGCTGTCTGCACCAAAGAAGGAGACCAAGCCGCCCGAAGAGATGTTGCCTGTAGTCACTACAG AATCTCTTCTGTTTGCACCTGCTCCCTCAGCTCCAGCCACTACCACAGCCTGCACCGCTACCGGTCCCCCCACGCCTCAGTTTAGCTACCACGACATCAATGTGTATGCCCTAGCAGGGCTGGCCCcgcacatcaacatcaacatcaat ATCCCCCTGTTGCAGGCCCACCCTCAGCTGAAGCAGTGCGTGCGGCAGTCCATCGAGCGCGCCGTGCAGGAGCTGGTGCACCCCGTGGTGGACCGCTCCATCAAGATCGCCATGACCACCTGCGAGCAGATCGTCAGGAAGGACTTTGCGCTGGACTCGGAGGAGTCCCGCATGCGCGTGGCGGCCCATCACATGATGCGCAACCTGACCGCCGGCATGGCCATGATCACCTGCAGAGAGCCGCTCCTCATGAGCATCGCCACCAACCTCAAGAACAGCTTCGCTGCAGCACTTAGG GCTCCCACccctcagcagagagagatgatggaggaggCGGCCGGCCGCATTGCCCAGGACAACTGCGAGCTGGCGTGCTGCTTCATTCAGAAGACCGCCGTGGAGAAGGCCGGTCCTGAGATGGACAAGCGGCTGGCCACA GAGTTTGAGCTGAGGAAGCACGCCCGGCAGGAGGGCCGGCGCTACTGTGACCCCGTGGTGCTCACCTACCAGGCCGAGCGCATGCCAGAGCAGATCAGACTGAAG GTGGGTGGTGTGGACCCAAAGCAGCTGGCTGTTTATGAGGAGTTTGCCCGAAATGTCCCTGGCTTTCTCCCAAGCAATGATCTGTCTCAGCCCACAGGATTCCTGGCCCAGCCAATGAAG CAGCAGGCATGGGCCACTGATGACGTGGCTCAGATCTATGACAAGTGCATTGCCGATCTGGAGCAGCACCTGCATGCCATCCCCCCGGCCCTGGCCATGAACCCACAGACCCAGGCTCTGCGCAGCCTGCTGGAGGCCGTGGTGCTCGCACGCAACTCCCGCGACGGCATCGCCGCCCTGGGCCTGCTGCAGAAG gCTGTGGAGGGCTTGCTGGATGCCACCAGCGGTGCTGATCCAGACCTGCTCCTGCGCTACAGAGAATGCCACCTGCTGGTGCTCAAAGCACTCCAGGACGGACGGGCCTACGGCCCACAGTGGTGCAACAAGCAGATCACCAG GTGCCTGATTGAGTGCCGTGACGAGTACAAATACAATGTGGAGGCAGTGGAGCTGCTGATCAGAAATCACCTGGTGAACATGCAGCAGTATGACCTCCACCTGGCACAG TCCATGGAGAACGGGCTGCATTACATGGCCGTGGCATTTGCCATGCAGCTGGTCAAGCTGCTGCTCGTAGATGAGCGCAGTGTGAGCCACATCACGGAGGCCGACCTCTTCCACACCATCGAGACCCTGATGAGGACCAGCGCCCACTCCAGAGCTAATGCCCCAGAagg GCTGCCCCAGCTGATGGATGTGGTCCGCTCCAACTATGAAGCCATGATTGACCGCGCTCACGGCGGCCCCAACTTCATGATGCACTCTGGGATCTCCCAGGCATCTGAGTACGATGACCCTCCAGGCCTCCGCGAGAAGGCCGAGTACCTGCTGAGGGAGTGGGTCAACCTGTACCACTCTGCAGCCGCCGGCCGGGACAGTACCAAAGCCTTCTCGGCTTTCGTGGGCCAG ATGCACCAGCAGGGCATCCTCAAGACGGACGACTTGATCACGCGCTTCTTCCGTCTCTGCACGGAGATGTGTGTGGAGATCAGCTACCGGGCGCAGGCCGAGCAGCAGCACAACCCTGCGGCCAGCGCCGCCATCATCAGAGCCAAATGCTACCACAACCTGGACGCCTTTGTGCGCCTCATCGCCCTACTGGTCAAGCACTCTGGAGAGGCCACCAACACGGTCACCAAGATCAACCTGCTCAACAAA gtgctGGGCATTGTGGTGGGCGTTCTGATCCAGGACCACGACGTGAGACAGACTGAGTTCCAGCAGCTGCCTTACCACCGCATCTTCatcatgctgctgctggagctcaaCGCCCCGGAGCACGTGCTGGAGACCATCAACTTCCAGACCCTCACTGCCTTCTG CAATACCTTTCACATCTTGAGGCCTACAAAAGCCCCTGGCTTTGTCTACGCATGGCTGGAGCTGATTTCTCACAGAATCTTCATTGCCAGGATGCTAGCACACACCCCACAGCAGAAG GGTTGGCCTATGTATGCTCAGCTGCTCATTGATCTGTTCAAGTACTTAGCCCCCTTCCTGAGGAATGTCGAGCTCAACAAACCTATGCAAATCCTGTACAAG GGCACTCTCCGGGTGCTTCTGGTCCTGCTCCATGATTTCCCAGAATTCCTGTGTGACTACCATTATGGCTTCTGTGACGTCATCCCTCCCAACTGCATCCAGCTGCGAAACCTGATCCTGAGTGCCTTCCCCCGCAACATGAGACTTCCAGACCCCTTCACCCCCAATCTGAAG GTGGATATGTTGAGTGAAATTAACATTGCTCCACGCATCCTCACTAACTTTACTGGAGTGATGCCCTCCCAATTTAAGAAGGATCTCGACTCCTACCTGAAGACGCGCTCTCCTGTCACCTTCCTCTCTGAGCTGCGCAGCAACCTGCAGGTAGGGGGCGCCACTCTGGGTCCCTGGAAGCACTTACAGCAAAGCGACACATCCTTAGACCAG GTGTCCAATGAGCCCGGCAATCGCTACAATATTCAGCTGATCAATGCGCTGGTGTTGTACGTGGGCACTCAGGCCATCGCTCACATCCACAATAAGGGCAGCACCCCCTCTATGAGCACCATCACACACTCGGCACACATGGACATCTTCCAGAACCTTGCCGTGGACCTGGACACTGAGG GCCGCTATTTGTTCCTGAACGCAATAGCCAACCAGCTCCGCTACCCGAACAGCCACACACATTACTTCAGCTGCACCATGCTTTACTTGTTTGCTGAAGCTAACACAGAGGCCATTCAGGAGCAAATCACCAG AGTCCTGCTGGAGAGGCTGATTGTGAACAGGCCGCACCCATGGGGATTGCTCATCACCTTCATTGAGCTCATCAAGAACCCGGCCTTTAAGTTCTGGAGCCACGACTTTGTCCACTGCGCTCCGGAGATCGAGAA GTTGTTCCAGTCGGTGGCTCAGTGCTGTATGGGGCAGAAGCAGGCCCAGCAGGTGATGGAGGGCACGGGTGCCAGCTAG